From the genome of Parazoarcus communis, one region includes:
- a CDS encoding M14 family zinc carboxypeptidase: protein MTRSFQWLNVTYAELPELSALEHVIKTGAGQLETRVVHQVDSGSGAPLPVYAIALGNPAPDVPAIGIFGGVHGLERIGTTVAIAYLQYLVTRLQWDVTLHQQLETVRFVFMPLINPGGMRLGTRANPNGVDLMRNAPLDSSERVPMLVGGQRISARLPWYRGASNAGMEAESRALCDLVATDLLTRKFSLAVDCHSGFGISDRIWFPYAHTRTPFSHLAEIHALKDVFYRTHLHHPYIFEPQSSQYLTHGDLWDFLHLRALETPERIFLPLTLEMGSWRWIKKNPRQLLSRHGMFNPLIAHRQQRVLRRHLSLLDFLSRASCSHLRWLPQGEARADHHARAMAHWYPSAPGA, encoded by the coding sequence GTGACCCGGTCCTTCCAATGGCTGAACGTGACGTACGCCGAGCTTCCCGAACTGAGCGCACTGGAACACGTCATCAAGACCGGCGCGGGCCAGCTCGAGACCCGGGTCGTGCATCAGGTCGACAGCGGCTCGGGCGCACCGCTCCCGGTGTATGCCATCGCGCTTGGCAATCCCGCGCCCGACGTGCCCGCCATCGGCATATTCGGCGGCGTTCATGGGCTGGAGCGCATTGGCACCACCGTCGCAATCGCCTATCTGCAGTATCTGGTGACGCGCCTGCAGTGGGACGTGACCCTGCATCAGCAACTCGAAACCGTGCGCTTCGTGTTCATGCCGCTGATCAACCCTGGCGGCATGCGCCTGGGTACGCGCGCAAACCCCAATGGCGTGGACCTGATGCGCAACGCCCCGCTCGATTCGAGCGAGCGCGTGCCGATGCTGGTGGGCGGGCAGCGGATCAGCGCGCGCCTGCCGTGGTATCGCGGCGCGAGCAACGCCGGCATGGAAGCCGAGAGCCGGGCCCTATGCGACCTGGTTGCAACCGACCTGCTCACACGCAAATTCTCCCTCGCGGTGGACTGCCACTCCGGCTTCGGCATCAGCGACCGCATCTGGTTTCCGTATGCGCACACGCGCACGCCGTTCAGCCATCTGGCAGAGATTCATGCGCTCAAGGATGTCTTCTACCGCACGCATCTTCACCATCCCTACATCTTCGAGCCCCAGAGCAGCCAGTATCTGACGCATGGTGACCTGTGGGATTTCCTGCATCTGCGCGCACTCGAAACGCCCGAGCGCATCTTCCTGCCGCTGACACTGGAAATGGGCTCGTGGCGATGGATCAAGAAGAACCCGCGCCAGCTGCTCAGCCGGCACGGCATGTTCAACCCCTTGATCGCGCACCGGCAGCAGCGTGTCCTGCGGCGCCATCTGTCGCTGCTCGATTTCCTGTCGCGGGCGAGCTGCAGCCACCTCAGATGGCTGCCGCAGGGCGAGGCACGCGCCGACCACCATGCGCGGGCGATGGCGCACTGGTATCCCTCGGCCCCCGGGGCCTGA
- a CDS encoding alpha/beta fold hydrolase, giving the protein MTTWIFLRGLTRESRHWGSFTDTFAHAVPDARVITLDLPGNGDLNQLASPVRVEEMAEHCHAALQALAVTKPCKVLAMSLGAMVTVAWADAHPQDIDSCVLINTSMRPFSPFHHRLRPRNYLPLLRLAVAGGKAREHERAILGLTSQLRADSDTVTAAWTRIHEAHPVTGANALRQLFAAARFRAPARKPAAAMLLLASTRDALVNAACSRALAAAWHCELRLHPSAGHDLPLDDGEWVAEQVRQWLERNPHHHTRTPAGDARR; this is encoded by the coding sequence ATGACGACCTGGATTTTTCTGCGCGGACTGACACGGGAAAGCCGTCACTGGGGCAGCTTCACCGACACCTTTGCGCACGCGGTACCGGACGCCCGGGTGATCACGCTCGATCTCCCCGGCAACGGCGATCTGAATCAGCTCGCCAGCCCGGTGCGGGTCGAGGAGATGGCGGAACACTGTCATGCGGCGCTGCAGGCACTGGCCGTCACAAAGCCGTGCAAGGTGCTGGCGATGTCGCTCGGCGCAATGGTGACCGTCGCATGGGCCGACGCCCATCCGCAAGACATCGACAGCTGCGTGCTCATCAATACCAGCATGCGCCCGTTCAGCCCCTTTCATCATCGCCTGCGCCCGCGCAACTATCTGCCCCTGCTGCGGCTGGCGGTCGCGGGCGGCAAGGCGCGCGAGCATGAACGTGCCATTCTCGGGCTCACCAGCCAGCTCCGCGCCGACAGCGACACGGTGACGGCGGCGTGGACCCGCATTCACGAAGCGCATCCGGTTACCGGCGCCAACGCCCTGCGCCAGCTGTTCGCTGCCGCCCGCTTTCGCGCGCCAGCGCGGAAGCCTGCCGCTGCCATGCTGCTGCTCGCCAGCACCCGCGACGCCCTGGTCAACGCTGCGTGCTCTCGCGCACTCGCAGCCGCCTGGCATTGTGAACTGAGGCTCCACCCCAGCGCCGGACATGATCTGCCGCTGGACGACGGCGAGTGGGTGGCGGAGCAGGTGCGGCAATGGCTCGAACGCAATCCGCACCACCACACGCGCACTCCGGCAGGTGACGCCCGGCGCTGA
- a CDS encoding TRAP transporter permease: protein MSDASKTDSGPDVARKRSLNTANMAMGLRHPQGPVATLLVAAGLTWSAFQLWVASPLPELLGVLVFNETRIRSLHLAFAVLLAFLAYPARRSADAGTVPVHDVVLAVLAALGAGYLALFYASVSAHTGDPTDFEVAAAAVGLGLLLEAARRVLGLPMVMMALALLGYIFLGQWMPDLIAHKGASFGRTMSHMWLTTEGVFGVALGVSAGLIFLFVLFGALLETAGAGSYFIRSAVALLGHMRGGPAKAAVVASAATGLISGSSITNVVTTGPLTIPLIKRVGYPAEKAAAIEVAASVNGQVMPPVMGAAAFLMVEYVGVPYVQVLKHALISAMVSYLGLLYIVHLEAVKADLRGLPRRHSPHWQRSLKNFALGFLGIALVLAVVSVIGTVVHAVLPNLSFMVMAGLLLVAYVVLLRMSLPHAGETLPADAPITSLPEFAPTLRSGMHFLLPVGALVWNLVIEQLSPTRAAFWATLFLAFIVLTQRPLMAWFRGDRKVTDAAWEGMQDLVDGLAAGARNMITVAIATATAGIIVGTVTLTGIGLVMTELVTALSGGNIIVMLALVAMICLVLGMGLPTTANYIVVSSLMAPVIVNIGAQNGLFVPLIAAHLFVFYFGLMADITPPVGLASYAAASIALANPMRTGIIAFRYSMRMALLPFMFVLNPKLLLIGVDGIGHTLITLASATLAGFAFISVNQGWLLIRSTTTERLLMLASVFMLFHPGLFMDPLNTPYHQLNGTAAEAAILDAPDRTQMRVLLSGTTLEGEQVERGILLPLGAPAATAISRLANSGIDATLVDEGFTVRGVDFGSQADKLGIEAGFRIIAVEVPGDRFAREWMFVPALLLLAWVARRQRQRRDTVRSMPHTN, encoded by the coding sequence ATGAGCGATGCCAGCAAGACGGATTCCGGTCCCGATGTCGCGCGCAAGCGCAGCCTGAACACCGCCAACATGGCGATGGGGCTGCGCCATCCGCAAGGGCCGGTCGCTACGCTGCTGGTCGCAGCCGGGCTGACATGGTCAGCGTTTCAGCTCTGGGTCGCCTCTCCGCTGCCGGAACTGCTCGGCGTACTGGTGTTCAACGAGACCCGTATCCGCTCGCTGCACCTTGCCTTTGCGGTGCTGCTCGCCTTTCTCGCCTACCCGGCACGGCGCAGTGCGGATGCCGGCACGGTGCCGGTGCACGACGTCGTCCTTGCCGTGCTCGCAGCGCTGGGCGCGGGCTACCTCGCGCTGTTCTATGCCTCGGTCAGCGCGCACACGGGCGATCCCACGGATTTCGAAGTGGCGGCCGCTGCCGTCGGCCTGGGCCTGTTGCTCGAGGCCGCGCGGCGGGTGCTCGGCCTGCCGATGGTGATGATGGCCCTGGCCCTGCTCGGCTACATCTTCCTCGGCCAGTGGATGCCCGACCTGATTGCGCACAAGGGCGCATCCTTCGGCAGAACCATGAGCCACATGTGGCTGACCACCGAAGGGGTGTTCGGCGTCGCGCTCGGGGTGTCGGCCGGGCTCATCTTTCTGTTCGTGCTCTTCGGCGCCCTGCTCGAAACCGCAGGGGCAGGCAGCTACTTCATCCGCAGCGCGGTGGCGCTGCTCGGACACATGCGCGGCGGCCCGGCCAAGGCAGCGGTCGTCGCTTCGGCAGCGACCGGCCTGATTTCAGGCTCGTCGATCACCAACGTGGTCACGACCGGCCCGCTCACCATCCCGCTGATCAAGCGCGTCGGCTATCCAGCGGAAAAGGCCGCCGCGATCGAGGTGGCAGCCTCGGTCAATGGTCAGGTCATGCCACCGGTCATGGGCGCAGCGGCCTTCCTGATGGTCGAATATGTCGGCGTGCCCTATGTGCAGGTGCTCAAGCATGCACTGATCTCGGCCATGGTGTCCTACCTCGGCCTGCTCTACATCGTGCATCTCGAAGCGGTGAAGGCGGATCTGCGCGGCCTGCCGCGCCGCCACTCGCCGCACTGGCAACGCTCGCTGAAGAACTTCGCGCTCGGCTTCCTCGGCATCGCGCTGGTGCTGGCCGTCGTATCCGTCATCGGCACCGTCGTCCACGCCGTGCTGCCGAATCTGTCGTTCATGGTCATGGCTGGCCTGCTGCTGGTGGCCTACGTGGTGCTGCTGCGCATGAGCCTGCCACACGCAGGCGAAACGCTGCCAGCCGACGCGCCGATCACCAGTCTGCCCGAGTTCGCCCCGACCCTGCGTTCAGGCATGCACTTCCTGCTGCCCGTCGGCGCACTGGTCTGGAATCTGGTCATCGAGCAGCTTTCACCCACCCGCGCCGCCTTCTGGGCGACGCTTTTCCTGGCGTTCATCGTGCTGACGCAACGTCCGCTGATGGCCTGGTTCCGCGGTGACCGCAAGGTCACCGATGCCGCCTGGGAAGGCATGCAGGATCTCGTCGATGGTCTGGCCGCCGGTGCCCGCAACATGATTACGGTGGCGATCGCAACGGCGACGGCCGGCATCATCGTCGGCACCGTGACCCTCACCGGCATCGGACTGGTCATGACCGAACTCGTCACTGCGCTGTCGGGGGGCAACATCATCGTCATGCTCGCCCTCGTGGCAATGATCTGTCTGGTGCTCGGCATGGGGCTGCCGACGACGGCGAACTACATCGTGGTGTCCTCGCTGATGGCACCGGTCATCGTCAACATCGGCGCCCAGAACGGGCTCTTCGTTCCCCTCATCGCCGCCCACCTGTTCGTCTTCTACTTCGGGCTGATGGCCGACATCACGCCACCGGTGGGGCTGGCCTCCTATGCCGCTGCCAGCATTGCGCTGGCAAACCCCATGCGTACCGGCATCATCGCCTTCCGCTACTCGATGCGCATGGCGCTGCTGCCCTTCATGTTCGTGCTCAACCCCAAGCTGCTGCTGATCGGGGTCGACGGGATCGGCCACACCCTGATCACCCTCGCCAGCGCAACCCTGGCCGGCTTTGCCTTCATCTCGGTCAATCAGGGCTGGCTGCTGATCCGCAGCACGACCACCGAGCGCCTGCTGATGCTGGCTTCAGTCTTCATGCTTTTTCACCCCGGGCTGTTCATGGACCCGCTGAACACGCCCTATCATCAGCTCAACGGAACGGCGGCCGAAGCGGCCATCCTCGACGCGCCGGACCGCACCCAGATGCGCGTGCTGCTGAGCGGCACGACGCTCGAAGGCGAACAGGTCGAACGCGGCATTCTGCTGCCGCTGGGCGCCCCTGCCGCCACGGCCATCAGCCGCCTCGCCAACAGTGGCATCGACGCCACACTCGTCGATGAGGGCTTCACCGTCCGTGGCGTCGACTTCGGCAGTCAGGCGGACAAGCTTGGCATCGAAGCCGGCTTTCGCATCATTGCGGTGGAGGTGCCGGGAGACCGCTTCGCACGGGAGTGGATGTTCGTGCCAGCGCTGCTGCTGCTCGCATGGGTCGCGCGTCGCCAGCGCCAGCGCCGCGACACCGTCCGCAGCATGCCGCACACGAATTGA
- a CDS encoding TolC family protein, which yields MRDVRKYYNGVHFTPHMKALASDTLARFEALEDLTARLYPNASLRVKRTDYLRTKTTTAVTRSMLHEARYASRLSKEAPANAMGLPLNAPLTLAAEAPLPPFDARLEDLIADAMQFNPDKQRLELAVQAASFKIDEARSGHLPTIGLEASTYTVWNDCQGGLFNDDNRDGWTIGIGIEVELRITAAGMDKETLKDIVDRAHIVCPYSNATRGNIKVTLTLV from the coding sequence GTGCGCGACGTGCGCAAGTATTACAACGGCGTTCACTTCACCCCGCACATGAAAGCGCTCGCCAGCGACACGCTCGCACGATTTGAGGCACTTGAGGATCTCACCGCCCGGCTGTACCCGAATGCCTCCCTGCGCGTGAAGCGCACCGACTATCTGCGCACCAAGACGACCACCGCGGTGACCCGCTCCATGCTGCACGAGGCCCGCTACGCCAGCCGCCTGAGCAAGGAGGCCCCGGCAAATGCGATGGGACTCCCGCTGAACGCCCCGCTCACCCTCGCTGCGGAGGCACCGCTACCGCCCTTCGATGCCCGGCTGGAGGACCTGATCGCCGATGCCATGCAGTTCAACCCGGACAAACAGCGCCTTGAACTGGCCGTGCAGGCCGCATCCTTCAAGATCGACGAAGCCAGAAGCGGCCACCTGCCCACAATCGGGCTGGAGGCCAGCACCTACACGGTGTGGAACGACTGCCAGGGCGGCCTTTTCAACGACGACAACCGCGACGGCTGGACGATCGGCATCGGCATCGAGGTGGAACTGCGCATCACCGCCGCTGGCATGGACAAGGAAACGCTCAAGGACATCGTTGACCGTGCCCACATCGTCTGCCCCTACTCCAACGCCACCCGGGGCAACATCAAGGTCACCCTGACACTGGTCTGA
- a CDS encoding MFS transporter: MTTPADPKQAPSTMAPLRDPVFRMLWMAWLAANVTMWMNDVASAWVMTTLTDSVFMVAMVQAASTLPVFVLGLPSGALADIVDRRRYFAVTQLWVAATALVLSALAFADGLSAPLLLALTFANGIGMAMRWPVFAAIVPEVVPRHDLSAALALNGIAMNMSRIVGPVVAGMLLASVGSQYVFLLNALLSIIAFVIILRWRSEPKVSALPGERFFGAMRVGLQHVVQSPRMRVVLLRIFGFFLQSSALLALLPLIARKLEGGATTFTALLAAMGAGAILTALFLPRLRRGISRDEFVAWGTGVHAVAALLVVLAPNIWLAMPASALAGMAWIATANSLTLAAQLALPNWVRARGMSIYQMALMGGSAVGAALWGYVASLTTVSVSIAIAAALGPLLLALTRHLSVGGGPDADHTPVPPAGRAPEPIIEIAPNEGPVMVTIEYLIDPSAAAAFNAVMQKTRRARLRQGALSWGLFRDTTLPGRYIEYFLDENWIEHQRRLERFTAADAGLREQRLSFHLGPDEPRVQRYVGEPMATQHVAPSVPPAPI, encoded by the coding sequence ATGACCACGCCGGCCGATCCGAAACAAGCGCCTTCCACGATGGCTCCGCTGCGCGACCCGGTGTTCCGGATGCTGTGGATGGCCTGGCTGGCGGCCAACGTCACCATGTGGATGAATGACGTCGCGTCGGCATGGGTGATGACGACGCTGACCGACAGCGTGTTCATGGTGGCGATGGTGCAGGCGGCCTCGACCCTGCCGGTGTTCGTGCTTGGGCTGCCGAGCGGCGCCTTGGCCGACATCGTCGACCGGCGGCGTTACTTTGCGGTCACCCAGCTATGGGTCGCGGCGACGGCGCTGGTGCTCAGCGCGCTGGCATTTGCCGACGGCCTCAGCGCGCCCCTGCTGCTGGCGCTCACCTTCGCCAACGGTATCGGGATGGCCATGCGCTGGCCGGTGTTCGCGGCGATCGTGCCCGAGGTCGTGCCGCGGCATGACCTGTCGGCCGCGCTGGCGCTGAACGGCATTGCCATGAACATGTCGCGCATCGTCGGGCCGGTGGTAGCTGGCATGCTGCTCGCCAGCGTCGGCAGTCAGTACGTGTTCCTGCTCAATGCCTTGCTGTCGATCATCGCCTTCGTGATCATCCTGCGCTGGCGTTCGGAGCCGAAAGTGAGCGCCTTGCCCGGCGAGCGCTTCTTTGGCGCGATGCGGGTGGGGCTGCAGCATGTCGTACAGTCGCCGCGAATGCGCGTGGTACTGCTGAGAATCTTCGGCTTCTTCCTGCAATCGAGCGCACTGCTTGCACTGCTGCCACTGATTGCGCGCAAGCTCGAGGGCGGCGCGACGACCTTCACCGCATTGCTGGCTGCGATGGGGGCGGGCGCGATTCTCACCGCGCTGTTCCTGCCCCGCCTGCGTCGCGGCATCAGTCGGGACGAATTCGTGGCATGGGGCACCGGCGTACATGCGGTCGCGGCGCTGCTGGTGGTGCTCGCGCCCAATATCTGGCTTGCGATGCCGGCAAGTGCCCTGGCCGGCATGGCCTGGATTGCGACGGCGAACTCGCTCACCCTGGCCGCCCAGCTCGCCTTGCCCAACTGGGTGCGCGCGCGCGGCATGTCGATCTACCAGATGGCGCTGATGGGCGGCAGTGCGGTGGGTGCTGCGCTGTGGGGTTATGTGGCGAGCCTGACCACCGTGAGCGTGAGTATCGCGATCGCAGCCGCGCTCGGGCCGCTGCTCCTGGCGCTGACGCGGCACTTGAGCGTAGGTGGCGGGCCGGATGCCGACCATACGCCGGTACCGCCTGCAGGACGGGCGCCGGAGCCGATCATCGAGATCGCGCCCAACGAGGGGCCGGTCATGGTCACGATCGAATACCTGATCGACCCGTCCGCCGCTGCCGCCTTCAATGCGGTGATGCAGAAGACGCGTCGCGCACGCTTGCGCCAGGGCGCGCTGTCATGGGGCCTGTTCAGGGATACGACCTTGCCCGGGCGCTATATCGAATACTTCCTCGACGAGAACTGGATCGAGCATCAGCGCAGGCTTGAGCGATTTACTGCTGCCGATGCGGGTCTCCGCGAGCAGCGTCTGTCCTTTCACTTGGGGCCGGACGAGCCTCGCGTTCAGCGCTACGTGGGAGAGCCGATGGCGACGCAGCATGTCGCGCCATCCGTGCCGCCCGCGCCAATCTGA
- a CDS encoding nitroreductase family protein, whose protein sequence is MNAPLPNNAAQLHRTPTHPVDPVFVERWSPRAFTASAMPRAELMTMLEAARWAPSAYNIQPWRFVHAMRQDAHWDDFVGLLDPFNARWARNASALIFLLSDRFMPARESGPATPSSTHAFDAGAAWAQLALQATMLGYQAHAMAGIVHDEVRTKLAVPDNFQIEIAIAVGRQASPASLPDGLREREVPSTRLALDQIAFAGRFPDPALD, encoded by the coding sequence ATGAACGCACCACTCCCCAACAACGCAGCACAGCTGCATCGGACACCCACCCACCCGGTCGATCCGGTCTTCGTCGAGCGCTGGTCGCCGCGTGCCTTCACGGCGTCAGCCATGCCCCGCGCTGAGCTGATGACAATGCTCGAGGCGGCGCGCTGGGCGCCGTCGGCATACAACATCCAGCCCTGGCGCTTCGTGCATGCGATGCGCCAGGACGCACACTGGGACGACTTTGTCGGCCTGCTCGACCCCTTCAACGCGCGCTGGGCACGCAATGCATCCGCGCTGATCTTCCTGCTGTCGGACCGCTTCATGCCCGCGCGCGAGTCCGGGCCCGCCACGCCCTCAAGCACGCACGCGTTCGACGCCGGCGCAGCGTGGGCACAACTGGCCCTGCAGGCCACGATGCTGGGCTACCAGGCCCATGCGATGGCAGGAATTGTGCACGACGAAGTGCGCACGAAGCTCGCGGTCCCGGACAACTTTCAGATCGAGATCGCCATCGCAGTCGGCCGCCAGGCGTCGCCTGCGAGCTTGCCCGACGGTTTGCGCGAGCGCGAAGTGCCCAGCACGCGACTGGCGCTCGACCAGATCGCGTTTGCCGGACGATTTCCCGACCCTGCGCTCGACTGA
- a CDS encoding DMT family transporter → MNTSIRQGTPATVAALLHEPSVLLLLTGTLIGLNFPLGKIGAAAGVSPMLWALLISTGASLTLLPVLIARGELAWPSLRVMRYTACSALISFIVPNLLLFSAIPHAGAGYTGLMFALSPVCTVLLAGLCRLETPGRTGLLGIALGLAGAAIVSLTRGAAADAPALGWLLAPLLIPVALAAGNVYRTLHWPHGESPNTLAFWGQTFSSGVLLLLLWLTHGTLPIAELLPAGGAALMQVLVAGITFPVSYRLQQLGGPVLLSQIGYVAAAVGLVVATVFLGERYAPATWAGAGVIALGIGVTIVAQLGARSAGNARRN, encoded by the coding sequence ATGAACACATCCATCAGACAGGGGACGCCTGCCACCGTCGCCGCCCTGCTTCATGAACCGTCGGTGCTGCTGCTCCTGACCGGCACCCTGATCGGCCTGAACTTCCCGCTTGGCAAGATCGGCGCTGCGGCGGGCGTCTCGCCCATGCTCTGGGCGCTGCTGATCTCCACTGGCGCCAGCCTGACCCTGTTGCCGGTGCTGATCGCGCGCGGCGAACTGGCATGGCCCTCGCTGCGGGTGATGCGCTATACGGCATGCTCGGCGCTGATCTCGTTCATCGTGCCCAACCTGTTGCTGTTCTCCGCGATTCCGCACGCGGGTGCGGGCTACACCGGGCTCATGTTCGCGCTCTCGCCGGTGTGCACGGTGTTGCTCGCAGGCCTGTGCCGGCTCGAAACGCCGGGCCGCACCGGGCTGCTCGGGATTGCACTGGGGCTGGCAGGCGCCGCCATCGTCAGCCTGACCCGCGGTGCGGCGGCAGACGCGCCCGCACTCGGCTGGTTGCTTGCGCCCCTGCTGATCCCGGTGGCACTGGCAGCGGGCAACGTCTATCGAACACTGCACTGGCCGCACGGAGAGTCGCCCAATACCCTCGCCTTCTGGGGCCAGACGTTTTCCAGCGGCGTTCTCCTGTTGCTGCTGTGGCTCACACACGGGACCCTGCCCATTGCCGAACTCCTTCCCGCAGGCGGCGCTGCACTGATGCAGGTCCTGGTCGCAGGCATCACCTTTCCGGTGTCTTACCGGCTGCAGCAACTCGGCGGGCCGGTCCTGCTGAGTCAGATCGGCTACGTTGCCGCGGCGGTGGGGCTTGTCGTGGCCACGGTCTTCCTCGGCGAACGCTACGCGCCGGCGACCTGGGCCGGTGCGGGCGTCATCGCCCTGGGCATCGGCGTCACCATCGTTGCGCAACTTGGCGCGCGCAGCGCGGGCAACGCCCGACGCAACTGA
- a CDS encoding LysR family transcriptional regulator, translating into MDALSDVAVFVQVVSRGSFTAAAETLGLSKSVVSKYVTRLEDRLGARLLNRTTRRLSLTEVGRAFFERSQRGLLEIEEAEAEVSRLQGEPRGELRLSSPMSFGILHLAPLLPALLARYPELTVDMVLDDRKVDLVDEGFDLAIRIGELPDSSLVARRLGPCRHVVCGSPAYFARNGIPQSPEDLSQHAVITYRYANAPDEWHFLAADGGHRQVTVTSRIKMNSSLALREALLNGAGVTLTPTFVVGADIRAGRLRAVLQGYRAMEVSIYAVYPQRKHLSPKIRAFVDFLAEHIKDPPCWDAD; encoded by the coding sequence ATGGACGCACTCAGTGATGTGGCCGTGTTTGTTCAGGTCGTCAGTCGCGGCAGTTTCACTGCTGCCGCCGAGACGCTGGGGCTGTCGAAATCGGTGGTAAGCAAGTATGTGACGCGGCTCGAGGACAGGCTCGGCGCGCGCCTGCTGAACCGCACGACGCGGCGGCTGAGTCTGACCGAGGTGGGGCGGGCGTTCTTCGAGCGCAGCCAGCGGGGTTTGCTGGAGATCGAGGAGGCCGAGGCAGAAGTGTCGCGCTTGCAGGGTGAGCCGCGTGGTGAGTTGCGCCTGAGCAGCCCGATGTCCTTCGGCATCCTGCACCTTGCGCCCCTGCTGCCGGCGCTCCTGGCGCGCTACCCTGAGCTGACCGTGGACATGGTGCTGGACGACCGCAAGGTCGACCTCGTGGATGAGGGTTTCGATCTGGCGATCCGGATCGGCGAGTTGCCCGATTCATCGCTGGTGGCGCGCAGGCTGGGCCCGTGCCGGCATGTGGTGTGCGGGTCGCCGGCGTATTTCGCGCGCAATGGCATTCCGCAGTCGCCTGAGGATCTGTCACAGCATGCGGTCATCACCTACCGTTACGCGAATGCGCCGGACGAGTGGCACTTTCTTGCCGCGGATGGCGGCCACCGTCAGGTGACCGTCACCAGCCGCATCAAGATGAACAGCAGCCTCGCCTTGCGTGAGGCCTTGCTCAATGGTGCCGGCGTGACCCTGACGCCCACCTTCGTGGTCGGCGCCGATATCCGGGCAGGGCGGCTCAGGGCGGTGCTGCAGGGCTACCGGGCGATGGAAGTGTCGATCTATGCCGTCTATCCGCAGCGCAAGCACCTGTCGCCAAAGATCCGCGCCTTTGTCGATTTCCTGGCCGAGCACATCAAGGACCCGCCCTGCTGGGATGCAGACTGA
- a CDS encoding cyclase family protein — MNTQMKTTLSVMLLGLALATGSPATHAAQEVGISPWGPQDEIGRLNLMTADSQAAVLARLAGGKSYDLSVEYHIGMPSWQAAGDPHYRIWMTHTPHGNVVADPLGLGQAMNEHVSYTGAAISMYTHMGTHIDALGHFGLDGRIWNGFDARTHLGDRGWTVAGAEKIPPIIARGVLIDVAASRNVDMLPDGYRVTREDLRAALAHQQTRLEPGDVVLIRTGRMRHYDDAEAYMANPPGMGMEAARFLVEESGAMVVGADNLSFESFPSEIEGNYVPLHTYLLAQTGTPIIELAYLEDLARDRVYEFAFIGGSLKLRGSDAAPLRPIAIPLR, encoded by the coding sequence ATGAACACGCAAATGAAAACCACCCTGAGTGTGATGCTGCTCGGACTCGCGCTTGCAACGGGCTCACCCGCAACGCACGCGGCACAGGAGGTGGGCATCAGCCCGTGGGGCCCGCAGGACGAAATCGGCCGCCTCAACCTGATGACCGCAGACTCGCAGGCCGCAGTGCTGGCGCGACTGGCAGGCGGCAAGAGCTACGACCTGTCGGTCGAGTACCACATCGGCATGCCCAGCTGGCAGGCCGCCGGTGACCCGCACTACCGCATCTGGATGACTCACACGCCCCACGGCAACGTTGTCGCCGACCCGCTCGGTCTGGGCCAGGCCATGAACGAACACGTGAGCTACACCGGCGCGGCCATCTCGATGTACACGCACATGGGCACCCACATCGACGCCCTTGGTCATTTCGGCCTCGACGGCCGGATCTGGAATGGTTTCGACGCGAGAACGCACCTCGGCGACCGCGGATGGACGGTGGCGGGCGCAGAGAAGATCCCGCCCATCATCGCTCGTGGCGTCCTGATCGACGTGGCGGCGTCCAGGAACGTGGACATGCTGCCGGACGGCTATCGCGTCACGCGTGAAGACCTGCGCGCTGCGCTTGCCCATCAGCAAACCAGACTCGAACCCGGCGACGTCGTACTGATCCGCACCGGCCGGATGCGTCATTACGACGATGCCGAGGCCTACATGGCGAATCCTCCGGGAATGGGAATGGAGGCTGCACGCTTCCTGGTGGAAGAAAGCGGTGCCATGGTGGTCGGTGCCGACAACCTGAGCTTCGAGAGCTTCCCCTCGGAAATCGAGGGCAATTACGTGCCACTCCACACCTATCTGCTGGCCCAGACCGGCACGCCGATCATAGAATTGGCCTACCTGGAGGATCTGGCGCGCGATCGCGTTTACGAGTTCGCCTTCATCGGCGGCTCACTCAAGCTTCGGGGCTCGGACGCCGCACCACTGCGGCCGATTGCCATTCCGCTGCGCTGA